ATAGCTTTCGATTTGTTTTACGGGAGTTACCTTGGCTGCTGTTCCGCTTAAAAACACTTCTTCAGCAATTAATAATTCAGTTTTATCGATCGCTCTTTCTTCGGTTTCTATATCTAAATCTTTAGCGATAGTTAAGATGCTATCTCTGGTAATGCCCTCTAAAATGTCTTGATTGAACCCAGGAGTGATCAATTTACCATTGCGTACCATAAATATATTCATTCCTGAAGCTTCACAAATTTTACCTTGGGAGTTCATTAAAATCGCTTCATCAAAACCCGACTCTACGGCTTCAGTTTTAGCTAAAGAAGAAGTAATATAAGCACCGCTAATTTTACCCCGTAGTGGCAAACTGCGATCTTCCTGGCGATACCAAGAACTAATACGGCAGCTAATCCCTTCAGGCGGTAAATAGTCTCCAAGTTCTAGACCATAAATAAAGAAATCTTTTTTAATTTTATGCAGTCGGGGTGCAATACCTAAATCAGAAGTATAAACAAAAGGTCGAATATAAAATGGTTTTTCAGGTTTGTTTTTTTGAACAAAATTAATAATTACGTGTTGAATTTTATCTGCGGGTAAATCATAATTTAGTAGCTTGGCACTTTCGCTCAATCTTTTACAATGGCGATCGAGT
This DNA window, taken from Pleurocapsa sp. FMAR1, encodes the following:
- a CDS encoding branched-chain amino acid transaminase; the protein is MHNFLEIAYFQNQFVPFKEANISIATHALHYGTGAFGGMRGIPNPDNPEQILLFRLDRHCKRLSESAKLLNYDLPADKIQHVIINFVQKNKPEKPFYIRPFVYTSDLGIAPRLHKIKKDFFIYGLELGDYLPPEGISCRISSWYRQEDRSLPLRGKISGAYITSSLAKTEAVESGFDEAILMNSQGKICEASGMNIFMVRNGKLITPGFNQDILEGITRDSILTIAKDLDIETEERAIDKTELLIAEEVFLSGTAAKVTPVKQIESYHLTTDRPITEKIKHKLTAITENKEPKYQNWVYKVDC